Proteins encoded in a region of the Agromyces protaetiae genome:
- a CDS encoding pyridoxal-phosphate dependent enzyme, with the protein MSAYLGHLIHPITGARVDETDAYLPSAVDGGHVYAQPAYDLERLRGLETTDDPGLFRYRKLLPVSDAPVVSLHEGGTPLVPIVRTGDRLGVPQLYVKDESRNPTWSYKDRLAAVAVTQAVQAGRDTVVVSSTGNHGAAVAAYAARAGIRCVVLTLASVPLAMTTLMQSYGAITIAVERPTDRWVLMRRMVDERGWVPMSGFVGPPSGSNPFGTDGYKTIAYELHAQLGEVPDAVVTPVAYGDALAGLARGFEDLVALGIASHVPRLVAAEPFGPYEHALREGFRADASVEAGSTVAFSIGTPYATWQGWDALRRTGGAAAAAGGDDAIMAAQQLLAAQEGLFLEASSATTVAVLPTLLDRGDLFADDRVVLIGTSTGLKDVPTTASRLPATPVIEPTVAALDRALDAAADRLPTAEGVA; encoded by the coding sequence ATGAGCGCCTACCTCGGCCATCTGATCCACCCGATCACGGGCGCGCGCGTCGACGAGACCGACGCGTACCTGCCGTCGGCCGTCGACGGCGGGCACGTCTACGCGCAGCCGGCCTACGACCTCGAACGGCTGCGCGGGCTCGAGACGACGGACGATCCCGGACTGTTCCGGTACCGCAAGCTGCTGCCGGTCTCCGACGCTCCCGTCGTCAGCCTGCACGAGGGCGGCACGCCCCTCGTGCCGATCGTGCGGACGGGCGACCGGCTCGGCGTGCCGCAGCTGTACGTCAAGGACGAGTCGCGCAATCCCACCTGGTCGTACAAGGACCGGCTCGCCGCCGTGGCCGTGACGCAGGCCGTGCAGGCCGGGCGCGACACGGTCGTCGTCTCGAGCACGGGGAACCACGGCGCGGCGGTCGCGGCGTACGCGGCGCGTGCCGGCATCCGCTGCGTGGTGCTCACGCTGGCGTCGGTGCCGCTCGCCATGACGACGCTGATGCAGTCGTACGGCGCGATCACGATCGCGGTCGAGCGGCCGACCGATCGCTGGGTGCTCATGCGGCGCATGGTCGACGAACGCGGATGGGTGCCGATGTCGGGCTTCGTCGGACCGCCCTCGGGGTCCAACCCGTTCGGCACCGACGGGTACAAGACGATCGCGTACGAGCTGCACGCCCAGCTGGGCGAGGTGCCCGACGCCGTCGTCACCCCGGTCGCTTACGGCGACGCGCTCGCGGGCCTCGCACGCGGGTTCGAGGACCTGGTCGCGCTCGGCATCGCCTCGCACGTGCCGCGGCTGGTGGCGGCCGAGCCGTTCGGTCCGTATGAGCATGCGCTCCGCGAGGGCTTCCGGGCGGATGCCTCGGTCGAGGCCGGGTCGACGGTGGCGTTCTCCATCGGCACGCCCTACGCGACCTGGCAGGGCTGGGACGCGCTGCGTCGCACGGGAGGCGCGGCTGCGGCCGCGGGCGGCGACGACGCGATCATGGCCGCCCAGCAGCTGCTCGCCGCACAGGAGGGCCTCTTCCTCGAGGCCTCGTCGGCCACGACGGTCGCGGTGCTGCCGACCCTGCTCGACCGAGGTGACCTCTTCGCGGACGATCGTGTCGTGCTCATCGGCACCTCGACCGGGCTCAAGGACGTGCCGACGACGGCGTCCCGGCTGCCGGCCACGCCGGTCATCGAGCCAACGGTCGCCGCGCTCGACCGCGCGCTCGACGCCGCGGCCGATCGCCTTCCGACGGCGGAGGGGGTCGCGTGA
- a CDS encoding Xaa-Pro peptidase family protein, with translation MSARRIPAALVEARRANLRAALDRAGFDGVLTLSAANVDYASGYRSVAAVVHGTSPLAALVTGDRLIVAGPVSDSAPAFDFGLEPDDYLAYGRFFFESEGGLAAPTRLVDQHADYASAIAAAVARVPAGSRLAIDDAACPEPLRRRLGELLPATEFVDASGWLAEVRAVKLEGEVELLERSARIVEHAMLTAIDEAAIGMTEADIARIVTRELVAADFDPRFTVVTAGERSALADAFATDRVVREGDLVRFDIGGMYQGYWADLGRTAVAGEPTARQASFYRAILAGEEAQFELAKPGVPAEEIFRRAIEVTEAEGLPAPYRRQHCGHGIGLEVYEAPIIRPDAPTPLVPGMTFCFETPYYELGWGGMMVEDALVVTETGIRLLSDRRRELQVISA, from the coding sequence GTGAGCGCGCGACGCATTCCGGCCGCGCTCGTCGAGGCGCGCCGCGCGAATCTGCGTGCGGCACTCGATCGCGCCGGCTTCGACGGCGTGCTCACCCTGAGCGCCGCCAACGTCGACTACGCCTCGGGCTACCGTTCGGTCGCCGCGGTCGTGCACGGCACGTCGCCGCTGGCGGCGCTCGTGACGGGGGACCGGCTCATCGTGGCCGGCCCGGTCTCGGACAGCGCGCCCGCGTTCGACTTCGGCCTCGAGCCGGACGACTACCTCGCCTACGGGCGGTTCTTCTTCGAGTCGGAGGGCGGTCTGGCCGCACCGACCCGTCTCGTCGACCAGCATGCCGACTACGCCAGCGCGATCGCCGCGGCCGTCGCACGCGTCCCGGCCGGCTCACGCCTCGCGATCGACGACGCGGCCTGCCCCGAGCCGCTTCGTCGCCGACTCGGCGAACTGCTGCCGGCCACCGAGTTCGTCGACGCGAGCGGATGGCTCGCCGAGGTGCGTGCGGTCAAGCTCGAGGGCGAGGTCGAGCTGCTCGAACGCTCGGCGCGCATCGTCGAGCACGCGATGCTCACCGCGATCGATGAGGCCGCGATCGGCATGACCGAGGCCGACATCGCGCGCATCGTCACGCGTGAGCTGGTCGCGGCGGACTTCGACCCGCGGTTCACGGTGGTCACGGCTGGTGAGCGGTCGGCGCTCGCCGACGCGTTCGCGACCGACCGCGTCGTGCGCGAGGGCGACCTCGTGCGGTTCGACATCGGCGGGATGTACCAGGGCTACTGGGCGGACCTCGGCCGTACCGCGGTCGCCGGCGAGCCGACGGCGCGTCAGGCGTCGTTCTACCGGGCGATCCTGGCGGGCGAGGAGGCGCAGTTCGAGCTCGCCAAGCCGGGCGTGCCCGCCGAGGAGATCTTCCGCCGCGCGATCGAGGTGACCGAGGCGGAGGGGCTGCCGGCGCCGTATCGCCGCCAGCACTGCGGGCACGGCATCGGGCTCGAGGTGTACGAGGCTCCCATCATCCGCCCGGACGCCCCGACGCCGCTGGTCCCCGGCATGACGTTCTGCTTCGAGACGCCGTACTACGAGCTCGGCTGGGGCGGGATGATGGTCGAGGACGCGCTGGTCGTGACCGAGACCGGCATCCGTCTGCTCAGCGACCGCCGCCGCGAGCTGCAGGTGATCTCGGCATGA
- a CDS encoding PucR family transcriptional regulator — MEAGSRSASRTQRDASASAGARADLARVARAMLGEYDELLDAIAEQVWRTVPAYSQYVLEQSDLRDRIGDSVRNIITCLLEGREPSPAELARSARNGERRALQGVAPMALIQSYRTAERILGEEFQGWCARMQVRPASARAGRAALISHLDRLERATLDAYSEIQAQVEADDRLSELTLFRRLAAGERIEPADIERLAIAVGIADPDRTGFLAVAVGPRVGEPRTTESIDRTSIEQHRLRLAAALSDVAGTTVLSGTVDRPGGPIVLLALPWSDAPEAIVRDIDRVLDRVGAGALRAAVGDASQGLAALRTSSDQAMAALEATAAAGVAGRGGAAETMIYADALLEVLVHRDPLIARQLADRYLDPLAGHPELLTTLRTHVDQHLSPSATAEALGVHKNTVLYRLHRIAELTGLDLRRPRDVARLVVALDGARVQE, encoded by the coding sequence ATGGAAGCCGGCTCGCGAAGCGCCTCGCGGACTCAGAGGGATGCCTCGGCGAGTGCCGGCGCGCGTGCGGACCTCGCGCGCGTGGCCCGGGCGATGCTCGGCGAGTACGACGAGCTGCTCGACGCCATCGCCGAGCAGGTCTGGCGGACGGTGCCCGCGTACTCGCAGTACGTGCTCGAGCAGAGCGACCTGCGGGACCGCATCGGCGACAGCGTCCGCAACATCATCACGTGCCTGCTCGAGGGGCGCGAACCCTCGCCTGCCGAGCTCGCCCGGTCCGCGCGCAACGGCGAGCGCCGTGCACTGCAGGGTGTGGCGCCAATGGCCCTCATCCAGTCCTATCGAACGGCCGAGCGCATCCTCGGCGAGGAGTTCCAGGGCTGGTGCGCCCGCATGCAGGTGCGCCCCGCGAGTGCCCGGGCGGGGCGGGCCGCACTCATCTCGCACCTCGATCGGCTCGAACGGGCCACGCTCGACGCGTACAGCGAGATCCAGGCGCAGGTCGAGGCCGACGACCGACTCAGCGAGCTCACGCTGTTCCGGCGGCTGGCGGCGGGCGAGCGCATCGAACCCGCCGACATCGAACGGCTCGCGATCGCGGTCGGCATCGCCGACCCCGACCGCACGGGATTCCTCGCCGTCGCGGTCGGCCCACGCGTGGGCGAACCCCGCACGACCGAGTCGATCGACCGCACCTCGATCGAGCAGCACCGGCTGCGGCTCGCGGCCGCGCTGTCGGATGTGGCGGGCACGACGGTGCTGTCGGGCACCGTCGACCGCCCGGGCGGGCCGATCGTCCTGCTCGCGCTGCCCTGGAGCGACGCGCCCGAGGCGATCGTGCGCGACATCGATCGGGTGCTCGACCGCGTCGGTGCGGGCGCCCTGCGCGCTGCGGTCGGCGACGCCAGTCAGGGACTCGCCGCGCTGCGCACGTCGAGCGATCAGGCCATGGCCGCGCTCGAGGCCACCGCGGCGGCGGGCGTGGCCGGGCGCGGCGGCGCGGCCGAGACGATGATCTACGCCGACGCGCTGCTCGAGGTGCTCGTCCACCGCGACCCGCTCATCGCGCGCCAGCTCGCCGACCGGTACCTCGACCCGCTCGCGGGCCACCCGGAACTGCTCACGACGCTGCGCACGCACGTCGACCAGCACCTGTCGCCCTCGGCGACCGCGGAGGCGCTGGGCGTGCACAAGAACACCGTGCTGTACCGGCTGCACCGGATCGCGGAACTGACCGGGCTCGACCTGCGCCGGCCGCGCGATGTCGCACGTCTGGTCGTCGCACTCGACGGCGCGCGCGTGCAGGAGTGA
- a CDS encoding TIGR03619 family F420-dependent LLM class oxidoreductase, which produces MRFGLGVPTGTEGLMYPVPYADPEQAVRLAVEAERLGFDGVWGNDHVTTQRYVREEFAEPPRYYDPYLYLAYVAAETSTLHLATAITVLAFRNPVVLAKQVATLDQLSGGRFKLGVGIGAYREEAEAMWPGAKIHRGRQADEYMQALQLLFTERSATFSGEFVNFVDVESFPKPRQEVLPILSGGNSEGSRDRAAKYGQGWIPAVLAPEELAAGLADIRARAEAFGRELPADFDVAPQFSVSIGRDQADAIANFEQSQLYQHMRSLSKSTLKDQDPADFARRNLIGGAQQMLDQVHAYAEAGVTTMSALLFARNTVDETLDAMAWFAEHVIAPYRKSAGIEAGK; this is translated from the coding sequence ATGCGATTCGGACTGGGGGTCCCGACCGGGACCGAAGGCCTCATGTACCCCGTGCCCTACGCGGACCCCGAGCAGGCCGTGCGCCTCGCCGTCGAGGCCGAGCGCCTGGGCTTCGACGGCGTATGGGGCAACGACCATGTGACGACCCAGCGCTACGTGCGCGAAGAGTTCGCCGAGCCGCCCCGGTACTACGACCCCTACCTCTATCTCGCGTACGTCGCCGCCGAGACGTCGACCCTGCACCTCGCCACCGCGATCACGGTGCTCGCGTTCCGCAATCCCGTGGTGCTCGCGAAGCAGGTCGCGACGCTCGACCAGCTCTCGGGCGGGCGCTTCAAGCTCGGCGTCGGCATCGGCGCGTACCGCGAGGAGGCGGAGGCCATGTGGCCCGGCGCGAAGATCCACCGGGGCCGTCAGGCCGACGAGTACATGCAGGCGCTGCAGCTGCTCTTCACCGAGCGCAGCGCGACCTTCTCGGGCGAGTTCGTGAACTTCGTCGACGTCGAGAGCTTCCCGAAGCCGCGCCAGGAGGTGCTGCCGATCCTCTCGGGCGGCAACTCCGAGGGCTCGCGCGACCGCGCGGCGAAGTACGGTCAGGGCTGGATCCCTGCGGTGCTCGCACCCGAGGAGCTCGCGGCCGGGCTCGCCGACATCCGCGCGCGCGCCGAAGCGTTCGGCCGCGAGCTGCCCGCCGACTTCGACGTCGCGCCGCAGTTCTCGGTCTCGATCGGGCGAGACCAGGCCGACGCGATCGCGAACTTCGAGCAGTCGCAGCTCTACCAGCACATGCGTTCGCTGTCGAAGTCGACGCTGAAGGACCAGGACCCGGCCGACTTCGCGCGCCGCAACCTGATCGGCGGAGCCCAGCAGATGCTCGATCAGGTGCACGCCTACGCCGAGGCCGGCGTCACGACCATGTCGGCGCTGCTGTTCGCCCGCAACACCGTCGACGAGACGCTGGACGCGATGGCGTGGTTCGCCGAGCACGTGATCGCCCCGTACCGCAAGTCCGCGGGGATCGAGGCGGGCAAGTGA
- a CDS encoding ABC transporter ATP-binding protein has product MALLEIDGLSKQFRSRGHVVDALTGVSASLDAGRTLAIVGESGSGKSTLGTIVAGLQPATAGSIRFDGAPLDERAFRGAQRRRIQMVFQSPLQSLNAKFRVETTLAEPLRLLGGLGREAASRRVDELLDAVHLPREVRRRRPSELSGGQQQRVAIARALGPGPDLVVLDEPTSGLDQSVRGKIVALLRELQAERNLTYIFITHDIDVAQAIAHDVIVMQRGAIVERGDRSVLTDPRHAYTRTLLAAVPTAEPGRRRRLLRERGEAAVAPAAAELVTPDVIEPDPSTFTTSQEI; this is encoded by the coding sequence ATGGCGCTGCTTGAGATCGACGGGCTCAGCAAGCAGTTCCGCAGCCGCGGGCACGTCGTCGACGCGCTCACCGGCGTCTCCGCCTCGCTGGACGCGGGTCGCACCCTCGCGATCGTCGGTGAGTCGGGCTCGGGCAAGTCGACGCTCGGCACGATCGTGGCCGGGCTGCAGCCCGCGACGGCCGGCTCGATCCGCTTCGACGGCGCGCCGCTCGACGAGCGGGCCTTCCGGGGCGCGCAGCGCCGCCGCATCCAGATGGTCTTCCAGTCTCCGCTGCAGTCCCTGAACGCCAAGTTCCGGGTCGAGACGACGCTGGCGGAGCCGCTCCGGCTGCTGGGCGGGCTCGGTCGCGAGGCCGCGTCGAGACGCGTCGACGAACTGCTCGACGCCGTGCACCTCCCGCGCGAGGTGCGGCGGCGCCGGCCATCCGAGCTCTCGGGCGGTCAGCAGCAGCGCGTCGCGATCGCGCGGGCCCTCGGGCCCGGTCCCGACCTCGTGGTGCTCGACGAGCCGACCAGCGGCCTCGACCAGTCCGTGCGCGGCAAGATCGTCGCGCTGCTCCGTGAGCTGCAGGCCGAGCGGAACCTGACCTACATCTTCATCACCCACGACATCGACGTCGCGCAGGCGATCGCGCACGACGTGATCGTGATGCAGCGCGGCGCGATCGTCGAGCGCGGCGACCGGAGCGTGCTGACCGATCCGCGCCACGCGTACACGCGCACGCTGCTGGCGGCGGTGCCGACCGCCGAGCCCGGGCGCCGTCGGCGACTGCTGCGTGAACGCGGCGAGGCCGCCGTCGCCCCCGCAGCCGCCGAGCTCGTCACCCCCGACGTGATCGAACCCGACCCTTCCACGTTCACCACGAGCCAGGAGATCTGA
- a CDS encoding LLM class flavin-dependent oxidoreductase has protein sequence MRLGVAPSGRRSAADAVEVARLAEQAGLDEVWVSEDYLERGAFAVAGAMAAVTERIRVGLGVINPWTRHVALTAMEAHALDEIAGGRAVVGLGASNAGWMTGRLGIPFERPISVLAEYTGALRRLLAGERVAERVQGLDLDAALDAQPPRDIPIIWGVKGPRAFELSREHADGVMLSVLSSPEYVAWVKRTYAPAEVTAYASFAVGESRAGAREQLRAHTARFLGMHGASPITAHAGIDQALAAELRTRLLAGAPGTELVDDDTVGAVTVSGTRDDAAAALLAHRDAGVDALVVIDDGTAEPAGLVDALVEVAIRAGLR, from the coding sequence GTGAGGCTGGGCGTCGCGCCGTCGGGCCGGCGGAGCGCCGCCGACGCGGTCGAGGTCGCCCGGCTCGCGGAGCAGGCCGGTCTCGACGAGGTCTGGGTGAGCGAGGACTACCTTGAGCGCGGCGCGTTCGCGGTCGCCGGCGCGATGGCCGCCGTGACCGAGCGCATCCGGGTCGGGCTCGGCGTGATCAATCCGTGGACGCGGCACGTGGCGCTCACCGCGATGGAGGCGCACGCTCTCGACGAGATCGCGGGCGGTCGTGCGGTCGTCGGGCTCGGCGCCAGCAACGCCGGGTGGATGACCGGTCGCCTCGGCATCCCGTTCGAGCGGCCGATCTCGGTACTCGCCGAGTACACGGGCGCGCTGCGCCGGCTGCTGGCCGGGGAGCGCGTCGCGGAGCGTGTGCAGGGCCTGGACCTGGATGCCGCGCTCGACGCGCAGCCGCCGCGCGACATCCCGATCATCTGGGGCGTCAAGGGGCCGCGCGCATTCGAGCTCTCGCGCGAGCACGCGGACGGCGTGATGCTCTCGGTGCTGTCATCGCCCGAGTACGTCGCGTGGGTCAAGCGCACCTACGCGCCCGCGGAGGTCACGGCGTACGCGTCGTTCGCCGTCGGGGAGTCCCGAGCGGGCGCCCGCGAGCAGCTCCGCGCGCACACCGCCAGGTTCCTCGGCATGCACGGCGCATCGCCGATCACCGCGCACGCCGGCATCGATCAGGCGCTCGCCGCCGAGTTGCGCACCCGGCTCCTCGCGGGTGCGCCGGGGACGGAGCTCGTGGACGACGACACCGTGGGCGCGGTGACGGTCTCGGGCACGCGCGACGATGCGGCCGCCGCACTGCTCGCGCACCGCGATGCCGGCGTCGACGCCCTCGTCGTCATCGACGACGGCACGGCCGAGCCGGCCGGGCTGGTCGATGCCCTCGTCGAGGTGGCGATCCGAGCCGGGCTCCGCTGA
- a CDS encoding ABC transporter ATP-binding protein: MSRLTIERLDVEVKATGAPLLRGVSLDVQPGEIVGLVGESGSGKSMTALAAMGILPRGVVQTGGRFLVDGVDVTAAPHRSVSSRFAMIFQNPRDSLNPLMRVGDQIARMVLLHQRTDRREARRRAIDLLGRVHIANPEGTARAYPHQLSGGMCQRVMIAMALACRPALLLADEPTTALDVTVQAQILDLIVELAEETGCGVLLVTHDLGVVAETCDRVNVLYRGDLVETAATADLLARPQHEYTRYLLEAADELEVRDGAA; this comes from the coding sequence ATGAGCCGGCTGACCATCGAGCGACTCGACGTCGAGGTGAAAGCGACCGGTGCCCCGTTGCTCCGCGGTGTGAGCCTCGACGTGCAGCCCGGCGAGATCGTCGGCCTCGTCGGCGAGTCCGGCTCAGGCAAGTCGATGACGGCGCTCGCGGCCATGGGCATCCTGCCGCGCGGCGTGGTGCAGACCGGCGGCCGCTTCCTCGTCGACGGCGTCGACGTCACCGCAGCACCGCACCGCTCGGTCTCCTCGCGCTTCGCGATGATCTTCCAGAACCCGCGCGACTCGCTCAACCCGCTGATGCGGGTGGGCGATCAGATCGCGCGCATGGTCTTGCTGCACCAGCGCACCGACCGCCGCGAGGCGCGCCGCCGCGCGATCGACCTGCTCGGCCGCGTGCACATCGCGAACCCCGAGGGCACCGCTCGTGCCTACCCGCACCAGCTCTCGGGCGGCATGTGCCAGCGCGTGATGATCGCGATGGCGCTCGCGTGCCGGCCCGCGCTGCTGCTCGCCGACGAGCCGACGACCGCGCTCGACGTCACCGTGCAGGCGCAGATCCTCGACCTGATCGTCGAGCTCGCCGAGGAGACCGGGTGCGGGGTACTGCTCGTCACGCACGACCTCGGCGTCGTCGCCGAGACCTGCGACCGGGTGAATGTGCTCTATCGCGGCGACCTCGTCGAGACGGCCGCCACCGCCGACCTGCTCGCCCGTCCGCAGCACGAGTACACCCGCTACCTGCTGGAGGCGGCCGACGAGCTGGAGGTGCGCGATGGCGCTGCTTGA
- the fgd gene encoding glucose-6-phosphate dehydrogenase (coenzyme-F420), whose translation MTLTLGYKASAEQFGPRELVELAVLAERHGMESVAVSDHFQPWRHAGGHAPFSLAWMAAVGERTSTIRMGTSVMTPTFRYNPAVIAQAFATLGMLAPDRVFLGVGSGEALNEIATGFRGAGDQQWPEFKERFARLREAVALMRALWSGDRVSFDGEYYSTHDASIYDVPEGGVPVYIAAGGPLVARYAGRAGDGFICTSGKGAELYVDQLLPAVATGAEQAGRDATSIDRMIEIKLSYDTDAELALENTRFWSPLSLSKEQKHDITDPVEMERAADALPIEQIAKRWIVGSDPDAVVRAVAQYVDWGFTHLVFHAPGHDQRRFLELFERDLAPRLRALPGAAG comes from the coding sequence ATGACCCTCACCCTCGGATACAAGGCCTCGGCCGAGCAGTTCGGCCCCCGCGAGCTCGTCGAGCTCGCGGTGCTCGCCGAACGGCATGGCATGGAGTCGGTCGCGGTGTCCGACCACTTCCAGCCGTGGCGGCACGCCGGCGGCCACGCGCCGTTCTCGTTGGCGTGGATGGCGGCGGTCGGCGAGCGCACCTCGACGATCCGCATGGGCACATCGGTGATGACCCCGACCTTCCGCTACAACCCGGCCGTGATCGCGCAGGCGTTCGCGACCCTCGGCATGCTGGCGCCGGACCGGGTGTTCCTCGGCGTCGGGTCGGGCGAGGCGCTCAATGAGATCGCGACCGGTTTCCGCGGCGCCGGCGATCAGCAGTGGCCCGAGTTCAAGGAACGCTTCGCGCGGCTGCGCGAAGCGGTCGCGCTCATGCGCGCCCTGTGGTCGGGCGACCGGGTGTCGTTCGACGGCGAGTACTACTCCACCCACGACGCGTCGATCTACGACGTGCCCGAGGGTGGCGTGCCGGTGTACATCGCGGCCGGTGGTCCGCTCGTCGCACGCTACGCGGGCCGCGCGGGCGACGGGTTCATCTGCACGTCCGGCAAGGGCGCCGAGCTGTACGTCGACCAGCTGCTGCCGGCGGTCGCCACGGGTGCCGAGCAGGCCGGACGCGACGCGACGTCCATCGACCGGATGATCGAGATCAAGCTCTCGTACGACACCGACGCCGAGCTCGCCCTCGAGAACACCCGCTTCTGGTCGCCGCTCTCGCTCAGTAAGGAGCAGAAGCACGACATCACCGACCCTGTCGAGATGGAGCGCGCGGCTGACGCCCTGCCGATCGAGCAGATCGCGAAGCGCTGGATCGTCGGCTCCGACCCCGACGCGGTGGTGCGCGCGGTCGCGCAGTACGTCGACTGGGGCTTCACGCACCTCGTGTTCCACGCCCCCGGACACGATCAGCGCCGCTTCCTCGAGCTCTTCGAGCGCGACCTCGCGCCGCGCCTGCGTGCATTGCCCGGCGCGGCCGGCTGA